One Pleurocapsa sp. PCC 7327 DNA segment encodes these proteins:
- a CDS encoding putative quinol monooxygenase produces MMSNSTIRVIAHVIALPNKIEELKAVLLNLVEPTRQEEGCIQYDLFQNQTDPTDFTFVEEWTTKQALDKHLASEHLQAAVQKIDGLVAANPDIRTYHQLK; encoded by the coding sequence TTCGTGTTATTGCCCACGTAATAGCACTACCTAACAAAATAGAAGAATTAAAAGCAGTTCTTCTCAATCTTGTCGAACCTACTCGTCAAGAAGAAGGTTGTATTCAGTATGACTTATTTCAGAATCAGACCGATCCGACCGATTTTACTTTTGTAGAAGAATGGACGACTAAACAAGCTTTAGACAAGCATTTGGCGAGCGAACATCTTCAAGCTGCCGTACAAAAAATAGATGGTTTAGTAGCTGCTAATCCAGATATTCGGACTTATCATCAATTAAAGTAA
- a CDS encoding DUF2949 domain-containing protein produces MFLAKIACHFLDTWVEYIQFQVKIVSWVRAMKTKTQQRLVKFLVEELAVPGNSIKLALRYSQENPTVLPMVLWKYGLINLRQLEKIWDWAENV; encoded by the coding sequence TTGTTCTTAGCAAAAATCGCTTGTCATTTTCTTGACACGTGGGTTGAGTATATTCAGTTTCAAGTCAAAATCGTTAGCTGGGTTAGAGCGATGAAAACTAAGACGCAACAACGATTGGTTAAATTTTTAGTCGAAGAGTTAGCCGTTCCAGGCAACTCCATCAAACTCGCTCTCCGTTATTCTCAAGAAAATCCCACCGTGTTGCCGATGGTTTTATGGAAGTATGGATTAATTAATCTTCGACAGTTAGAAAAAATTTGGGATTGGGCAGAAAACGTCTAA